In Bradyrhizobium guangxiense, the following are encoded in one genomic region:
- a CDS encoding CaiB/BaiF CoA transferase family protein, with amino-acid sequence MQLPDKHEGTLTKIMAGLRGLDFLTTIAGPHCARMLADMGAEVIKIETDGGETMRTRPPLRKGCSTAFGQLNVGKKSMVLDLKSADGKEVVRRLAATSDILVENFRPGVMHRLQLDYDSLRAVNPRLIYCSISGYGQTGPSAELPAYAPVIHAASGYDMAHLAYQPGRSRPDYCGIYHADVVTGTYGFGAIASALYQRTVTGLGQHIDVSMLETMLSLTLTELQSAQFAVKPPPRPMFGPTETANGYVMITVASEKTFQGLMGVIGRAEWISDPRFSTYAPRRENWAEVMDGVEAWSRQLTTDACLAALGAAGVPASAYRTVSEALNDPQLAHRQALTEVRDEGGSFKVLTLPFRMSAADITPARTMAVLGEHTDALRDEIGVADDAPIPIGKTAATF; translated from the coding sequence ATGCAGCTACCAGACAAGCATGAGGGGACTTTGACAAAGATCATGGCGGGCCTGCGGGGCCTGGATTTTTTGACCACGATCGCCGGTCCCCATTGCGCGCGGATGCTTGCCGACATGGGCGCCGAGGTCATCAAGATCGAGACCGACGGCGGGGAGACGATGCGGACCCGGCCGCCGCTGCGCAAGGGGTGCAGCACCGCGTTTGGCCAACTCAATGTCGGCAAGAAGAGCATGGTGCTCGACCTCAAATCCGCTGACGGCAAGGAGGTCGTCCGCCGGCTGGCCGCGACATCAGACATCCTGGTCGAGAACTTCCGCCCTGGCGTCATGCATCGGCTGCAGCTCGATTACGACAGCCTGCGCGCCGTCAACCCGCGGCTGATCTATTGCTCGATCTCCGGCTACGGCCAGACCGGCCCCTCGGCCGAGCTGCCGGCCTATGCGCCGGTGATCCATGCCGCCTCTGGCTACGACATGGCGCATCTCGCCTACCAGCCCGGCCGCAGCCGCCCCGATTATTGCGGCATCTATCACGCCGACGTCGTCACCGGCACCTATGGCTTCGGCGCAATCGCCTCCGCGCTCTATCAGCGGACCGTGACCGGGCTCGGCCAGCATATCGACGTGTCCATGCTGGAAACGATGCTGTCGCTGACGCTGACCGAATTGCAGAGCGCGCAATTCGCAGTGAAGCCGCCGCCGCGCCCGATGTTCGGCCCGACCGAAACGGCGAACGGCTATGTCATGATCACGGTCGCCAGCGAGAAGACGTTCCAGGGATTGATGGGCGTGATCGGCCGAGCCGAATGGATCTCCGATCCGCGCTTCTCGACCTATGCCCCGCGCCGCGAGAACTGGGCCGAGGTGATGGACGGTGTCGAGGCCTGGTCGCGGCAGCTCACGACCGATGCCTGTCTCGCTGCGCTCGGCGCGGCCGGCGTGCCGGCGTCGGCCTATCGCACCGTGTCCGAGGCGCTGAACGATCCGCAGCTCGCGCACCGGCAGGCGCTCACAGAGGTGCGGGACGAGGGCGGCTCCTTCAAGGTGCTCACCCTGCCGTTCCGAATGTCGGCGGCCGACATCACGCCCGCAAGGACGATGGCCGTGCTCGGCGAGCACACGGATGCGCTGCGCGACGAGATCGGCGTCGCGGATGACGCGCCAATTCCGATAGGCAAAACGGCCGCGACGTTCTGA
- a CDS encoding ABC transporter substrate-binding protein, whose protein sequence is MTKIAAAARKHAPIFLVAAFAVLPPAEPAQAQKSGGSITVGQELDIAGFDPLKVGVYDTSTFTAAAAIFDTLTTLNEKGEAAPKLAVSWTHSEDYKSWTFKLREGVKFHDGTPFNAQAFKENFDRQKDPANKCRCAFYITNIKEVLAPDEYTVVYNLTDPSVNLPATITIQSQNNVVHSPTAWKTKGDDYNRNPVGTGPYILKSWTAGDRMVLEKNPNYWDKGRPYLDRIILKPLPDAQSRFASLQSGEADIIWDDEADADNITRAQKDPKLTVHTYKGSGAAVYAFNTKVAPFDDVRVRQALVMALDRPKMSQAISNGLSRPATNPYGDGSWVKCKDDGALPFDVEKAKALIKDYGKPVEFKMLVTATPRGRMVGQVLQQFWKRVGANMEIEQVDQATIPSRAFPRQFQMTPWRIVDLADPDPQMYANFRSGSPLALAGYSNPELDKLLDHARVTPDLGERTEDYCAISRLINKEAIWFWTFQNTYYALSSAKLKGFPKIYNGVIDVSTTWLE, encoded by the coding sequence ATGACGAAGATTGCTGCTGCGGCGCGCAAGCACGCGCCGATTTTCCTTGTTGCGGCATTTGCCGTCCTTCCTCCGGCCGAGCCCGCGCAGGCGCAGAAGTCCGGCGGCAGCATCACCGTCGGCCAGGAGCTGGATATCGCCGGCTTCGATCCGCTCAAGGTCGGTGTCTACGATACCTCAACCTTCACCGCTGCCGCCGCTATCTTCGACACGCTGACCACATTGAACGAGAAGGGAGAGGCCGCGCCGAAGCTCGCGGTGTCCTGGACGCATTCCGAGGACTACAAGAGCTGGACCTTCAAGCTGCGCGAAGGCGTGAAATTCCACGACGGCACGCCGTTCAATGCGCAGGCCTTCAAGGAGAATTTCGACCGGCAGAAGGATCCCGCCAACAAGTGCCGCTGTGCCTTCTACATCACCAACATCAAGGAAGTGCTGGCGCCGGACGAATACACGGTCGTCTACAATCTGACCGATCCTAGCGTGAACCTGCCGGCGACGATCACCATCCAGAGCCAGAACAACGTCGTGCACTCGCCGACGGCCTGGAAGACCAAGGGCGACGATTATAACCGCAATCCCGTCGGGACCGGTCCCTACATTCTGAAATCCTGGACCGCCGGCGACCGCATGGTGCTGGAGAAGAACCCGAACTATTGGGACAAGGGGCGGCCTTATCTCGACCGCATCATCTTAAAGCCGCTTCCGGACGCGCAGTCGCGCTTCGCCTCGCTGCAATCGGGCGAGGCCGACATCATCTGGGACGACGAAGCCGACGCCGACAACATCACGAGGGCGCAGAAGGACCCCAAGCTCACCGTTCACACCTACAAGGGCTCGGGCGCTGCGGTCTATGCCTTCAATACCAAGGTCGCGCCGTTCGACGACGTCCGCGTGCGCCAGGCGCTGGTGATGGCGCTCGATCGTCCGAAGATGTCGCAGGCGATCAGCAACGGCCTGAGCCGGCCCGCGACCAATCCATACGGTGACGGCTCCTGGGTCAAGTGCAAGGACGACGGCGCGCTGCCGTTCGACGTCGAGAAGGCCAAGGCGCTGATCAAGGATTACGGCAAGCCGGTCGAGTTCAAGATGCTGGTGACCGCGACGCCGCGCGGCCGGATGGTCGGCCAGGTGCTTCAGCAATTCTGGAAGCGCGTCGGCGCCAACATGGAGATCGAGCAAGTCGACCAGGCCACCATTCCATCGCGCGCCTTCCCCCGCCAGTTCCAGATGACGCCGTGGCGCATCGTCGATCTCGCCGATCCCGATCCGCAGATGTACGCGAATTTCCGCAGCGGCAGCCCGCTCGCACTCGCCGGATACTCAAACCCCGAGCTCGACAAGCTCCTGGACCACGCGCGCGTCACTCCCGATCTCGGCGAGCGCACCGAGGATTACTGCGCCATCAGCCGCCTGATCAACAAGGAGGCGATCTGGTTCTGGACCTTCCAGAACACCTACTACGCGCTGTCGAGCGCCAAGCTGAAGGGCTTCCCGAAGATCTACAATGGCGTGATCGACGTCTCGACCACCTGGCTGGAATGA
- a CDS encoding ABC transporter permease, which yields MLNFVVRRLLGMLPVLLAASLLTFLIASLLPGDLALVILGDQATPENVAALRRDMGLDQPLWWRYLSWLGHVLQGDLGRSFRTGQTVLQAVAERIPVSLQLMLMAEFIGLLIGVPVAIACAARAGSAFDRFMTGSAFAMLSMPSFLVAILLIYLFAVELHWLPATGYVPFTEEPLANLRFFVLPALTLALAEWPGIMRVLRSDMIATLQEDYIALAKAKGLKPARILFVHALKPSSLTLVTVTGINIGRLLGGTLIVESIFALPGIGRLLVGAIYTRDLVILQGVVLLVACGFVLVNFIVDMLYAVLDPRIRHGHA from the coding sequence ATGCTGAACTTTGTCGTTCGCCGGCTGCTCGGCATGCTGCCGGTGTTGCTCGCCGCCTCGCTGCTGACATTCCTGATCGCCTCGCTGCTGCCGGGCGATCTCGCTCTCGTCATCCTCGGCGACCAGGCGACGCCGGAGAATGTCGCGGCGCTGCGCCGTGACATGGGGCTCGACCAGCCGCTGTGGTGGCGTTACCTGAGCTGGCTCGGCCATGTCCTGCAGGGCGATCTCGGCCGCTCGTTCCGCACCGGTCAGACCGTGCTGCAGGCGGTCGCCGAGCGCATTCCGGTCTCGCTTCAGCTGATGCTGATGGCGGAGTTCATCGGCCTCCTGATCGGCGTTCCCGTCGCGATCGCCTGCGCTGCGCGCGCCGGCAGCGCCTTCGACCGCTTCATGACCGGCAGCGCGTTTGCGATGCTGTCGATGCCGTCCTTCCTGGTGGCGATCCTCTTGATCTATCTGTTCGCGGTCGAGCTGCACTGGCTGCCGGCGACCGGCTATGTGCCGTTCACCGAGGAGCCGCTGGCGAATCTGCGCTTCTTCGTGCTGCCGGCGCTGACGCTGGCGCTGGCGGAATGGCCGGGCATCATGCGGGTGCTGCGCTCCGACATGATCGCGACCTTGCAAGAGGACTATATCGCGCTCGCGAAAGCAAAGGGCCTCAAGCCCGCGCGCATCCTGTTCGTGCATGCGCTGAAGCCGTCCTCGCTGACTCTGGTGACGGTGACCGGCATCAATATCGGCCGCCTGCTCGGCGGCACGCTGATCGTGGAATCGATCTTTGCGCTGCCCGGAATCGGCCGGCTCCTGGTCGGGGCGATCTACACCCGCGACCTCGTCATCCTCCAGGGCGTCGTGCTGCTGGTCGCATGCGGCTTCGTCCTCGTGAACTTCATCGTCGACATGCTCTATGCCGTGCTCGACCCCAGGATCCGCCATGGCCACGCTTGA
- a CDS encoding ABC transporter permease: MATLELSLQDEAAPVSAGRKRKLGLLFWIASAWLAIILALAILAPVLPLQNPVDMDMLERRAAFSGEHWLGTDALGRDELARLIFGARASLTVGLIAPMIGLTIGGALGLFAGYFRGRFETLVVGSMDVLLAFPPLIFALAVTAYLGQSVPNLTLILGVLGIPAFMRVARAATLTLARREFVIAAEALGASHARILLRELLPNVILPLLAFFLLGVAVTIVVEGALSFLGLGVPPPMASWGSMIGEGRDSLDVAPRLAFLPAAGLFLTVLAFNLVGDTLRALTDPRQGAL; this comes from the coding sequence ATGGCCACGCTTGAGCTCTCGCTGCAGGATGAGGCGGCGCCCGTATCGGCCGGCCGCAAGCGCAAGCTCGGCCTGCTGTTCTGGATCGCGAGCGCCTGGCTCGCAATCATCCTTGCGCTCGCAATCCTCGCGCCGGTGCTGCCGCTGCAGAATCCGGTAGACATGGACATGCTGGAGCGTCGCGCGGCGTTCTCCGGGGAGCACTGGCTCGGCACCGACGCGCTCGGCCGCGACGAGCTCGCCCGCCTGATTTTTGGCGCGCGGGCGTCGCTGACGGTCGGGCTGATCGCACCGATGATCGGCCTCACCATCGGTGGTGCGCTTGGCCTGTTCGCCGGCTATTTCCGCGGCCGGTTCGAGACATTGGTGGTCGGCAGCATGGACGTGCTGCTCGCCTTTCCGCCGCTGATTTTCGCGCTCGCCGTGACCGCCTATCTCGGGCAGTCCGTCCCCAACCTCACCTTGATCCTCGGCGTGCTCGGCATTCCCGCCTTCATGCGCGTGGCGCGGGCGGCGACGCTGACCTTGGCGCGACGCGAGTTCGTGATCGCGGCCGAGGCGCTCGGCGCCAGCCATGCGCGCATCCTGCTGCGCGAGTTGTTGCCGAACGTGATCCTGCCGCTGTTGGCCTTCTTCCTGCTCGGTGTTGCCGTCACTATCGTGGTCGAGGGCGCGCTGTCCTTCCTCGGTCTTGGCGTGCCGCCGCCGATGGCGAGCTGGGGCAGCATGATCGGCGAGGGGCGCGACAGCCTCGACGTCGCGCCGCGGCTGGCGTTCCTGCCGGCGGCCGGACTGTTCCTCACCGTGCTGGCCTTCAACCTGGTCGGCGACACCTTGCGGGCGCTGACCGACCCACGTCAGGGGGCGCTGTGA
- a CDS encoding ABC transporter ATP-binding protein, whose translation MSAPLLTIADVVVELPTPRGNLRAVDHVDLSLAAGRTLGIVGESGCGKTMLSRAVLQLLPKKAKLTGRVMFDGQDLVRLEPESLRRLRGRDLAVVFQDPMTSLNPVLTIGTQLMETIQEHLELDAPEARKRSIELLAAVGIPAPEQRLPQYPHQCSGGMRQRIAIAIALSCEPKLLIADEPTTALDVTIQAQILDLLAREQRRRHMAMIIITHDLGVVAGRADEVAVMYAGRVVERAPTQALFKRMHMPYTEALLAAIPKLDAAPHTPLPAISGRPPDPTRPLRGCSFAPRCRYAVGRCREAKPELTSAEMPDHLYACFHPIRIAEGVGA comes from the coding sequence GTGAGCGCCCCGCTGCTCACCATCGCGGACGTCGTGGTCGAGCTGCCGACGCCCCGCGGCAATTTGCGCGCGGTGGATCATGTCGACCTGTCGCTGGCGGCGGGCCGCACGCTCGGCATCGTCGGCGAATCCGGTTGCGGCAAGACCATGTTGTCGCGCGCCGTGCTTCAGTTGCTGCCCAAGAAGGCGAAGCTGACCGGCCGCGTGATGTTCGACGGCCAGGATCTGGTGCGGCTTGAGCCTGAAAGCCTGCGGCGGCTGCGCGGGCGGGACCTCGCAGTCGTGTTCCAGGACCCCATGACCTCGCTCAATCCGGTGCTCACCATCGGCACGCAGTTGATGGAGACGATCCAGGAGCATCTCGAGCTCGATGCCCCGGAGGCACGCAAGCGCAGCATCGAGCTGCTGGCGGCCGTCGGCATTCCCGCGCCGGAGCAGCGGCTCCCGCAATATCCGCACCAATGCTCCGGCGGCATGCGCCAGCGCATCGCGATCGCGATCGCACTGTCCTGCGAGCCGAAGCTCTTGATCGCGGACGAGCCGACCACCGCGCTCGACGTCACCATCCAGGCACAGATCCTCGATCTGCTCGCCCGCGAGCAGCGCCGCCGCCACATGGCGATGATTATCATCACCCACGATCTCGGCGTCGTCGCCGGCCGTGCCGACGAGGTCGCGGTGATGTACGCGGGCAGGGTAGTGGAGCGCGCGCCGACGCAAGCCTTGTTCAAGCGCATGCACATGCCCTACACCGAGGCGCTGCTGGCGGCGATCCCGAAGCTGGATGCCGCGCCGCATACGCCGCTGCCGGCCATCTCGGGCCGTCCGCCCGATCCGACCCGGCCGCTGCGAGGCTGCTCCTTTGCGCCGCGCTGCCGCTATGCGGTCGGCCGCTGTCGTGAAGCCAAGCCCGAACTGACGAGTGCCGAGATGCCCGATCATCTCTATGCCTGCTTCCACCCGATCCGGATCGCGGAAGGCGTTGGCGCATGA
- a CDS encoding ABC transporter ATP-binding protein, translating into MMQLAVRTEPLLSVDNLVVEYGLGNKAVHAVSGVSLRVARGETLGLVGESGCGKSTLGRAVLQLRRAKSGRVLFDGEDLTAMEGEALRKMRRRVQLIFQDPIASLNPRRRIGDIVAEPLIIAGVRDAAERQRRVHEVLSAVGLDPDLVANRLPHEFSGGQCQRICIARSLVLNPEFIVCDEPVSALDVSIRAQILNLLEEMKTRFGLTLLFIAHDLAVVKAVSDRVAVMYLGRLCEVGPSEQLFARPRHPYTNLLLQAIPVPDPDIRPAESVAAGEPPSPIAPPSGCRFRTRCPRADQRCSAEIPELREVGPGQFAACHHPLA; encoded by the coding sequence ATGATGCAGCTTGCCGTGCGCACCGAGCCGCTCCTGAGCGTCGACAATCTCGTCGTCGAATATGGCCTCGGCAACAAGGCCGTGCATGCGGTCTCCGGCGTCAGCCTTCGGGTCGCGCGCGGCGAGACGCTGGGGCTGGTCGGCGAATCCGGCTGCGGCAAGTCGACGCTGGGGCGCGCAGTGCTGCAATTGCGCCGGGCCAAATCAGGACGAGTGCTGTTCGACGGCGAGGATCTCACCGCGATGGAGGGCGAGGCGCTGCGCAAGATGCGCCGTCGCGTGCAGCTCATTTTCCAGGACCCGATCGCCTCGCTCAATCCGCGCCGTCGCATCGGCGATATCGTGGCCGAGCCGCTGATCATCGCCGGCGTTAGGGATGCCGCCGAGCGCCAGCGCAGGGTTCACGAGGTGCTCTCGGCCGTCGGGCTCGATCCTGATCTGGTGGCGAACCGCCTGCCGCATGAGTTCTCCGGCGGCCAGTGCCAGCGCATCTGCATCGCGCGATCGCTGGTGCTCAACCCGGAGTTCATCGTCTGCGACGAGCCGGTCTCGGCGCTCGACGTCTCGATCCGCGCGCAGATCCTGAACCTGCTGGAGGAGATGAAGACGCGCTTCGGCTTGACGCTGCTGTTCATCGCGCACGACCTTGCGGTGGTCAAAGCGGTCAGCGACCGCGTGGCGGTGATGTATCTGGGCCGGCTCTGCGAGGTCGGGCCATCAGAGCAATTGTTCGCGAGGCCTCGGCATCCCTACACGAACCTGCTGTTGCAGGCGATCCCGGTGCCCGACCCGGATATCCGTCCCGCCGAGAGTGTGGCAGCGGGCGAGCCGCCATCGCCGATTGCGCCGCCGTCCGGCTGCCGCTTCCGCACCCGCTGCCCGCGGGCCGATCAGCGATGCAGCGCGGAGATACCGGAGTTACGCGAAGTTGGGCCCGGCCAGTTCGCGGCTTGCCACCATCCGCTGGCCTAA
- a CDS encoding alcohol dehydrogenase, translating to MKSFKVADFKAPLQEVDEATPQPSGTQVLIKVKAAGVCHSDLHIWEGGYDLGHGRKPLSLKDRGINLPLTMGHETVGEILAFGPDVKPTDQGDLKIGDVGLVYPWIGCGKCATCLAGDENMCLTPRSLGVYCDGGYSDHMLVPHPRYLLNLRGLDPATTAPYACSGVTTYSALKKVEQHFDTPIVMFGAGGLGLMALSLLKAMGGKGAIMVDIDARKREAAEKAGALSTVDPKAPDALEQLAKKAGGPIRAVIDLVGNAATTQLGFDCLTKGGKLVIVGLFGGGATWALPLIPIKAVTIQGSYVGNLRETQELLDLVRSKKVPPIPVTTAPLAKANDALVQLQQGAVVGRTVLMP from the coding sequence ATGAAGAGTTTCAAGGTTGCCGATTTCAAGGCGCCGCTGCAGGAGGTCGACGAGGCGACGCCGCAGCCATCGGGCACGCAGGTGCTGATCAAGGTGAAAGCGGCCGGTGTCTGTCACAGCGATCTCCACATCTGGGAAGGCGGCTACGATCTCGGCCATGGCCGAAAGCCGCTGTCGCTGAAGGATCGCGGCATCAACCTGCCGCTGACCATGGGGCACGAGACCGTCGGCGAAATCCTGGCGTTCGGTCCCGACGTGAAGCCGACCGACCAGGGCGACCTCAAGATTGGCGATGTTGGCCTGGTCTATCCCTGGATCGGTTGCGGCAAATGCGCCACGTGCCTTGCCGGCGACGAGAACATGTGCCTGACGCCACGCTCGCTCGGCGTCTATTGTGACGGCGGCTATTCCGACCACATGCTGGTGCCGCATCCGCGTTACCTGCTCAATTTGAGAGGGCTCGATCCGGCGACGACCGCGCCCTATGCCTGCTCCGGCGTCACCACCTACAGCGCGCTGAAGAAGGTCGAGCAGCATTTCGACACACCGATCGTGATGTTCGGCGCCGGCGGCCTTGGCCTGATGGCGCTGTCGCTCTTGAAGGCGATGGGCGGCAAGGGCGCGATTATGGTCGACATCGACGCCAGGAAGCGCGAGGCGGCGGAGAAGGCCGGCGCGCTCTCAACCGTCGATCCCAAGGCGCCGGATGCGCTGGAGCAGCTTGCCAAGAAGGCGGGCGGACCGATCCGCGCCGTGATCGATCTCGTCGGCAATGCCGCCACGACGCAGCTCGGTTTTGATTGCCTGACCAAGGGCGGCAAGCTCGTCATCGTCGGCCTGTTCGGCGGCGGCGCGACCTGGGCGCTGCCGCTGATTCCGATCAAGGCGGTGACGATCCAGGGCAGCTATGTCGGCAATTTGCGCGAGACGCAGGAGCTGCTCGACCTCGTGCGCAGCAAGAAGGTACCGCCGATCCCGGTGACGACGGCCCCGCTCGCCAAGGCCAATGACGCGCTGGTGCAGTTGCAGCAGGGCGCGGTGGTCGGCCGCACGGTGCTGATGCCGTAA
- a CDS encoding isocitrate/isopropylmalate dehydrogenase family protein, which yields MSANNAFHIAVLAGDGIGPEVMAPALEVLRKVGEKSGLGFRFTEAPAGANNYLATGKSMPDSTIKLCEEADAILLGACGLPSVRYPDNTEIAPQIELRFIFDLYAGVRPARLIPGVPSPIVGADQRGIDLVVIRESTEGLFASMGKGVVTHEDARETMVITRRTSERLFEFSFRLAERRKARGKPGMLTCVDKANVFKAFAFFRGIFDEIEKKHPGVKTDRLYVDACSAMLVKRPWDFDVMVMENMFGDIVSDITASLIGGLGMAPSADIGDKYAVFQPCHGTAPDIMGQGKANPTGMILSAAMMLDWLADKHGIESAAEAGEAIERAVDRVYAGGIKPMEFGGSNGTADITKAVLGAL from the coding sequence ATGTCCGCAAACAACGCCTTCCACATTGCCGTGCTCGCCGGTGACGGCATCGGTCCCGAAGTCATGGCGCCGGCGCTGGAGGTGCTGCGCAAGGTCGGCGAAAAATCCGGTCTCGGCTTCCGCTTCACCGAGGCGCCGGCCGGCGCCAACAATTATCTCGCGACCGGCAAGTCGATGCCGGACTCCACGATCAAGCTCTGCGAGGAGGCGGATGCGATCCTGCTCGGGGCCTGCGGCCTGCCATCGGTGCGCTATCCCGACAATACCGAGATCGCGCCGCAGATCGAGCTGCGTTTCATCTTCGATCTCTATGCCGGCGTGCGGCCGGCGCGCCTCATTCCCGGCGTGCCGAGCCCGATCGTCGGTGCCGACCAGCGCGGCATCGATCTCGTCGTGATCCGTGAATCCACCGAGGGCCTGTTCGCCTCGATGGGCAAGGGCGTCGTCACTCATGAGGACGCGCGCGAGACCATGGTGATCACGCGCAGGACGTCCGAGCGCCTGTTCGAGTTCTCGTTCCGCCTCGCCGAGCGGCGTAAGGCGCGCGGCAAGCCCGGGATGCTCACCTGCGTCGACAAGGCAAACGTGTTCAAGGCGTTCGCATTCTTTCGCGGCATCTTCGACGAGATCGAGAAGAAGCATCCAGGGGTGAAGACCGACCGGCTCTATGTCGACGCCTGCTCGGCGATGCTGGTCAAGCGGCCCTGGGATTTCGACGTGATGGTGATGGAGAACATGTTCGGCGACATCGTTTCCGACATCACCGCGAGCCTGATCGGCGGCCTCGGCATGGCGCCGTCGGCCGACATCGGCGACAAATACGCCGTGTTCCAGCCGTGCCACGGCACCGCCCCCGATATCATGGGGCAGGGCAAGGCCAATCCCACCGGCATGATCCTGTCGGCGGCGATGATGCTCGACTGGCTCGCCGACAAGCACGGCATTGAGAGCGCGGCGGAAGCGGGCGAGGCGATCGAGCGTGCGGTGGATCGGGTCTATGCCGGCGGCATCAAGCCGATGGAGTTCGGCGGCAGCAATGGCACCGCCGACATCACCAAAGCCGTGCTGGGCGCGTTGTAA
- a CDS encoding enoyl-CoA hydratase — protein MPDMSSTIETPYADGKILKHAAGGVGVITFNNPDKRNAMSLEMWEGFGEALTALRDDETVRVVILRGAGGKAFVSGADISQFEKVRHNAAASEEYARRSAAQRALLADYPKPTIACIDGYCLGGGMQVAMLADIRLASHGSQFGIPAAKLGIAYGFDGLRHLVSLVGPSWARLLMYTGMRIDSAEALRIGLVERVFPVDELWGETMTIAETISQNAPLAIEAAKITIAQVLKDESRRDMEAIKAIGNACMDSADFREGRQAFMEKRKPRFQGK, from the coding sequence ATGCCTGACATGTCCAGCACGATCGAAACACCTTACGCCGACGGCAAGATCCTCAAGCACGCGGCCGGCGGCGTCGGCGTGATCACCTTCAACAACCCCGACAAGCGCAACGCGATGTCGCTGGAAATGTGGGAGGGATTTGGCGAGGCGCTGACGGCCCTGCGCGACGACGAGACGGTGCGCGTCGTGATCCTGCGCGGTGCCGGCGGCAAGGCCTTCGTCTCTGGCGCCGACATCAGCCAGTTCGAGAAGGTCAGGCACAACGCGGCGGCGTCCGAGGAATACGCCAGGCGCAGCGCCGCCCAGCGCGCCCTGCTCGCCGACTATCCCAAGCCGACGATCGCCTGCATCGACGGCTATTGTCTCGGCGGCGGCATGCAGGTCGCCATGCTCGCCGACATCCGTCTCGCCTCGCATGGCAGCCAGTTCGGCATTCCCGCGGCGAAACTCGGCATCGCCTACGGTTTTGATGGACTGCGGCACCTGGTGTCGCTGGTCGGCCCGTCCTGGGCGCGCCTGTTGATGTACACGGGCATGCGGATCGATTCCGCCGAAGCGCTGCGCATTGGTCTCGTCGAGCGCGTGTTTCCAGTCGACGAGCTCTGGGGCGAGACCATGACGATTGCCGAGACGATCTCGCAGAACGCCCCGCTCGCGATCGAGGCCGCCAAGATCACCATCGCGCAGGTGCTCAAGGACGAGAGCCGGCGCGACATGGAAGCGATCAAGGCGATCGGCAACGCCTGCATGGACAGCGCGGATTTTCGCGAGGGCCGGCAGGCCTTCATGGAGAAACGGAAGCCCCGGTTCCAGGGGAAGTAG
- a CDS encoding helix-turn-helix domain-containing protein, with translation MKQRSAGKPDIELGKRIRLRRVEMKISQAELGEKLGVSFQQVQKYEKGVNRVGAARLQQIASALDVPVTFFYDGDNKAREVESLLFLDSAFSLRLLRAYSKIKDQTVQRQLVSLMESIAANES, from the coding sequence ATGAAGCAGCGCAGCGCCGGCAAGCCGGATATCGAGCTTGGCAAGCGGATCCGTCTGCGGCGCGTCGAGATGAAGATCTCGCAGGCCGAGCTCGGCGAAAAGCTCGGCGTCAGCTTCCAGCAGGTCCAGAAGTACGAGAAGGGCGTCAATCGCGTCGGCGCGGCTCGGCTCCAGCAGATTGCTTCCGCCCTCGACGTGCCCGTGACCTTCTTCTACGACGGCGACAACAAGGCGCGCGAAGTCGAGAGCCTGCTGTTCCTCGATTCGGCCTTCAGCCTCCGCCTGCTGCGCGCCTACAGCAAGATCAAGGACCAGACGGTTCAGCGCCAGCTCGTCTCGCTGATGGAATCGATCGCAGCCAACGAAAGCTGA